From Brassica oleracea var. oleracea cultivar TO1000 chromosome C3, BOL, whole genome shotgun sequence, a single genomic window includes:
- the LOC106328088 gene encoding WAT1-related protein At4g01450-like: MGYIDGKWAPLIMMTVIHMINGMVNALIKKVLDGGINHMVIATYRLGISTFFLLPIAYFWERKTRPKLTISISCQLFISALFGASLVLYFYLLGLTYTSATLGSAFTAIMPALTFIMALIFRFEKLNMKTKVGYCIVLGTMISLGGALVLTMYQGIPLTNSQEQASTLNHLTKHAHWTKGCIFLFISVMFFSSWMLIQAKVNVNYPCPYSSTVILSAFGTLQCALLSLIKTRNVEEWILKDRLTIITIIIAGVVAQGMCTVGISWCIKQRGPVFTSAFTPVMLMSATLFDFLIFHRMIYLGSIIGSVVVVIGLYVFLWSKSKQIDDCEINKLPTNTVEERKEEEDHTNVNKLGNLLVIPMTP; this comes from the exons ATGGGTTATATCGATGGAAAATGGGCACCGCTGATCATGATGACTGTGATTCACATGATTAATGGGATGGTTAACGCTTTGATTAAGAAAGTTCTTGATGGAGGCATTAATCATATGGTTATTGCTACCTATCGTTTGGGTATTTCCACCTTTTTCCTTCTTCCGATCGCTTATTTTTGGGAACG GAAAACAAGGCCGAAACTTACCATAAGCATTTCGTGCCAGCTTTTCATCAGTGCTCTTTTTGG GGCGAGCTTGGTACTATATTTCTACTTACTCGGACTCACCTATACTTCTGCCACATTGGGATCTGCCTTCACGGCGATAATGCCTGCCCTTACTTTCATTATGGCTTTGATATTTAG GTTCGAAAAGCTAAATATGAAAACAAAAGTGGGATATTGCATCGTTCTTGGAACTATGATAAGCTTAGGAGGAGCTTTAGTTCTTACGATGTACCAAGGCATTCCATTAACAAACTCTCAAGAACAAGCATCGACTTTAAACCATCTCACAAAACATGCGCATTGGACCAAAGGTTGTATATTTTTATTCATATCAGTTATGTTTTTCAGTTCTTGGATGCTTATACAAGCCAAAGTCAACGTGAATTACCCTTGTCCATACTCGAGCACCGTTATTTTATCTGCTTTCGGTACGCTTCAATGCGCCCTTCTTAGCTTGATCAAGACTAGAAATGTGGAAGAATGGATCCTCAAAGACAGACTCACCATCATCACCATAATTATAGCG GGAGTGGTTGCACAAGGAATGTGTACGGTGGGAATATCATGGTGTATTAAACAACGAGGACCTGTCTTTACCTCAGCATTTACTCCTGTCATGCTTATGTCTGCAACCTTGTTCGATTTCTTGATATTTCATCGTATGATTTATTTGGGAAG CATAATCGGATCTGTGGTGGTGGTGATCGGTTTATACGTATTTTTATGGAGCAAGAGCAAACAAATAGATGATTGTGAGATCAATAAGTTACCCACAAACACCGTGGAAGAACGAAAGGAAGAGGAAGATCATACAAATGTTAACAAATTAGGCAATCTTTTGGTTATCCCCATGACTCCTTGA
- the LOC106328087 gene encoding WAT1-related protein At4g01450-like: MGYIDGKWAPLIMITVINMINGMVQALIKKVLDGGINHMVIATYRLGISTLFLLPIAYFWERKTRPKLTASISFQHFASALFGASLMQYCYLLGLSYTSATIGSAFWGTMPATTFIMALIFRFDKLNMKTKAGYGVVVGALISLAGALTLTLYQGVPLSNSQEQAMILNIHKGHENWFKGCFLLFTGVTFFSSWMLIQAKINSSYPCPYSSTVILSVFGTIQCALLSLIKSRHLEEWILRDKLTIITIIIAGAVGQGLCTVGTSWCIKQRGPVFTSAFSPVILMSATLFDFLILHRMIYLGSIIGSVVVVVGLYLFLWSKSKQIVDSKIVKLPTSTVEEEKEEEDHTNVNKLGRLLVIPMTP, translated from the exons ATGGGTTATATCGACGGAAAATGGGCACCGCTGATCATGATTACCGTGATTAACATGATTAATGGGATGGTTCAGGCTTTGATTAAGAAAGTTCTTGATGGAGGCATTAATCATATGGTTATTGCTACTTATCGTTTGGGTATTTCCACCCTTTTTCTTCTTCCGATCGCTTATTTTTGGGAACG GAAAACAAGGCCGAAGCTAACTGCAAGCATCTCGTTTCAGCATTTCGCCAGTGCCCTTTTTGG CGCGAGTTTGATGCAATATTGCTATTTGCTTGGCCTCAGCTACACTTCTGCCACTATTGGATCTGCTTTCTGGGGAACAATGCCTGCCACAACTTTCATTATGGCTTTAATATTTCG ATTTGACAAGCTAAATATGAAAACAAAAGCAGGATACGGCGTCGTTGTTGGAGCTCTAATAAGCTTAGCAGGAGCTTTAACTCTTACGTTGTACCAAGGCGTTCCATTATCGAACTCTCAAGAACAAGCAATGATATTAAACATCCACAAAGGACATGAGAATTGGTTTAAAGGATGTTTTCTTTTATTCACAGGAGTTACGTTTTTCAGTTCCTGGATGCTTATACAAGCCAAGATCAACTCGAGCTACCCGTGTCCATACTCGAGTACAGTTATTTTATCGGTCTTTGGTACGATTCAGTGTGCTCTTCTTAGCTTGATCAAGTCTAGACATTTGGAAGAATGGATCCTCAGAGACAAACTCACCATCATCACCATCATTATAGCG GGTGCGGTTGGCCAAGGACTGTGTACGGTGGGAACGTCATGGTGTATTAAACAACGTGGACCCGTCTTTACATCAGCATTCAGTCCTGTCATACTTATGTCCGCAACCTTGTTCGATTTCTTGATACTTCATCGTATGATTTACTTAGGAAG CATTATTGGATCTGTGGTTGTTGTGGTCGGTTTATACTTATTTCTATGGAGTAAGAGTAAACAGATAGTTGATTCTAAGATCGTGAAGTTGCCTACAAGTACGGTGGAAGAAGAAAAGGAAGAGGAAGACCATACAAATGTTAACAAATTAGGCCGTCTTTTGGTTATCCCCATGACTCCTTGA